In one window of Chitinophagales bacterium DNA:
- a CDS encoding enoyl-CoA hydratase/isomerase family protein, whose translation MSYETLLTSLDNGIFTITINRPDKLNALNKTVMQELDQVMDEVYSNAAIQSVILTGAGPKSFVAGADISEFVGLSTEQGQALAKKGQDIFFKIERSPKPVVACVNGFALGGGCELAMSCHFRIASENAKFGQPEVNLGLIPGYGGTQRLVQLIGKGRALELLMSAGMIDANTALQYGLVNYVVPQEELLNKAVGILQVINSKAPLAVAGCIAAANAVWDESKDGYATEVSAFGTCFGTEDMKEGTSAFLEKRKAVFTGK comes from the coding sequence ATGTCATACGAAACTTTATTAACCAGCCTCGATAATGGAATTTTCACCATTACTATCAACCGCCCCGATAAACTAAATGCGCTCAATAAAACAGTGATGCAGGAACTGGATCAGGTGATGGATGAAGTCTACAGCAATGCAGCTATTCAATCGGTGATTTTAACTGGTGCTGGCCCCAAAAGTTTTGTAGCAGGAGCCGATATTAGTGAATTTGTGGGCTTATCTACCGAGCAGGGACAAGCGCTTGCAAAAAAAGGACAGGATATTTTCTTCAAAATAGAGCGCAGTCCCAAACCAGTGGTAGCCTGTGTGAACGGTTTTGCACTGGGTGGCGGATGCGAATTAGCCATGAGCTGTCATTTCCGTATCGCCAGTGAGAATGCCAAATTCGGCCAGCCAGAAGTAAATCTTGGCTTGATACCCGGCTACGGTGGTACGCAGCGTCTGGTGCAATTGATTGGCAAGGGCCGCGCATTAGAACTGCTGATGAGTGCAGGTATGATTGATGCCAACACTGCTTTACAATACGGCTTAGTGAATTATGTAGTACCTCAGGAAGAATTATTGAATAAAGCTGTGGGCATTCTGCAAGTCATCAACAGCAAAGCACCTTTAGCCGTTGCCGGTTGTATTGCTGCTGCCAATGCTGTTTGGGACGAATCCAAAGATGGTTATGCTACTGAAGTAAGCGCTTTCGGCACTTGCTTTGGCACAGAAGATATGAAAGAAGGCACCAGTGCTTTTCTGGAAAAAAGAAAAGCTGTCTTTACAGGAAAATAA
- a CDS encoding glutamate--tRNA ligase, which produces MTDQRVRVRFAPSPTGGLHLGGVRTVLFNYLFAKKHGGDFILRIEDTDQTRFVPGAEEYIFQCLEWCGLVPDESPKHGGPFGPYRQSERKSLYKQYADKLVAAGQAYYAFDTPQELEAKRAAIPNFQYNQQSRQSMRNSLTLDEATVAQLLSEGQPHVVRIKMPEQETITFTDMIRGEVSFDTTQVDDKVLLKADGMPTYHLAVVVDDHLMQISHAFRGEEWLPSAPVHILLWKYLFGLEQMPQWAHLPLILKPDGNGKLSKRDGDRLGFPVFAMDWTDPKTNETTVGFRERGFLPQAFVNLLAMLGWNDGTDKEIFTIEELIAAFSMDRVHKGGAKFDFEKAKWFNQEWIKQTDAKTLLPEVKKVLGDSATDETFTTQVINLVKDRCVLLSDFAQQAGYFFNHPTIIDIAAIKPKWEDKKTLFFTELMRTYETEQFWQVADLEKAFKEIAAVNELKPGELMLPFRIMLVGGKFGPGVFDIAALIGKDATIARIKHTLSLLQ; this is translated from the coding sequence ATGACTGATCAACGTGTACGAGTAAGATTTGCCCCCTCACCTACGGGTGGATTGCATTTGGGCGGTGTAAGAACGGTGCTGTTCAATTACCTCTTTGCCAAAAAACATGGCGGTGATTTTATTCTGCGTATTGAGGATACCGACCAAACCCGATTTGTACCCGGTGCAGAAGAATATATTTTCCAATGCTTAGAATGGTGTGGTTTGGTACCAGATGAGAGCCCAAAACATGGCGGCCCCTTTGGCCCTTACAGACAGAGCGAAAGAAAATCTTTGTACAAGCAATATGCAGACAAACTGGTGGCTGCCGGACAAGCCTATTATGCATTCGATACGCCACAAGAATTGGAAGCCAAGCGTGCTGCTATACCCAATTTTCAATACAATCAGCAGAGCAGACAATCCATGCGTAACTCCTTAACGCTGGATGAAGCTACTGTTGCACAATTGCTCAGCGAAGGTCAGCCACATGTAGTGCGCATCAAAATGCCGGAGCAGGAAACCATCACGTTTACGGATATGATCCGCGGTGAAGTGAGTTTCGATACCACGCAGGTGGATGATAAAGTTTTGTTGAAAGCAGATGGCATGCCTACCTATCACCTTGCTGTGGTAGTGGATGATCACTTGATGCAGATATCTCATGCTTTCCGTGGTGAAGAATGGCTACCAAGTGCACCAGTACATATTCTGTTATGGAAATATTTGTTCGGACTGGAGCAAATGCCGCAATGGGCACACCTGCCATTGATCCTGAAACCTGATGGCAATGGTAAGCTGAGTAAGCGTGATGGAGATCGGCTGGGCTTTCCGGTATTTGCTATGGACTGGACAGATCCCAAAACCAATGAAACCACAGTTGGTTTCCGTGAAAGAGGTTTTTTACCACAAGCATTTGTGAACCTGCTAGCCATGCTGGGCTGGAATGATGGTACAGATAAGGAAATCTTCACCATCGAAGAATTGATCGCAGCATTCAGTATGGACCGTGTGCACAAAGGCGGCGCCAAATTTGATTTTGAAAAAGCAAAGTGGTTCAATCAGGAGTGGATTAAACAAACAGATGCGAAAACATTATTACCTGAAGTGAAAAAAGTTTTGGGTGATAGCGCTACAGATGAAACTTTCACTACGCAAGTGATCAACTTAGTAAAAGATCGTTGTGTGTTGCTCAGTGATTTTGCACAACAAGCTGGTTACTTCTTCAATCATCCAACTATCATTGATATTGCTGCTATCAAACCCAAATGGGAAGATAAGAAAACTTTATTTTTCACAGAACTGATGCGCACATACGAAACAGAACAATTCTGGCAAGTAGCTGATTTAGAAAAAGCCTTTAAAGAAATTGCTGCCGTGAACGAATTGAAACCGGGCGAACTTATGCTTCCCTTCCGCATCATGTTGGTTGGCGGCAAATTCGGTCCGGGTGTATTTGATATTGCTGCACTCATTGGCAAAGACGCAACCATTGCGCGCATCAAACACACATTGAGTCTGCTGCAATAG
- a CDS encoding 2-hydroxyacid dehydrogenase, which translates to MPNKLTFFSSKPYDKTAFQQTNAAYGLELEFFETHLGPHIVNAIDHTDAVCVFVNDKVNAEVIAALAAKQVKVIALRCAGFNNVDLEAAKQQGIKVCRVPAYSPEAVAEHAVAMIMTLNRKTHKAYNRVREQNFSLNGLMGFDLHGKTVGLIGTGNIGKAFAKIMIGFGCRVLAFDLIANKELEALGVEYLPLLEILQQADIVSLHCPLNEQTHHLINADTLSIMKQGVMLINTSRGGLIDTKSVIQALKTGKLGYLGIDVYEQEDKLFFKDLSDTIIQDDLIQRLMGFPNVLVTAHQAFFTAEAMSQIANTTLNNVKTLLEGGNIPPQAALNL; encoded by the coding sequence ATGCCGAATAAGCTGACTTTTTTCTCAAGCAAACCATACGATAAAACGGCCTTCCAACAAACCAATGCAGCTTATGGATTGGAACTGGAATTTTTTGAAACACATCTGGGGCCACATATTGTGAATGCAATCGATCATACCGATGCAGTTTGTGTTTTTGTGAATGATAAGGTGAATGCAGAAGTGATTGCTGCATTAGCAGCCAAGCAAGTGAAAGTGATTGCGCTTCGTTGCGCAGGTTTCAACAACGTGGATCTTGAAGCTGCAAAGCAACAAGGCATCAAGGTTTGTCGGGTACCGGCTTATTCTCCTGAAGCCGTTGCAGAACATGCGGTAGCCATGATCATGACACTGAACAGAAAAACACACAAAGCCTATAACCGCGTACGTGAGCAAAATTTTTCACTCAACGGTTTGATGGGTTTTGATCTGCATGGTAAAACAGTAGGCTTAATTGGTACAGGTAATATTGGTAAAGCTTTTGCCAAGATCATGATCGGTTTTGGCTGTCGGGTTCTGGCGTTTGACCTAATTGCCAATAAAGAATTAGAAGCCTTAGGCGTGGAATACTTACCCTTACTAGAAATATTGCAACAAGCCGATATTGTTTCATTGCATTGTCCTTTGAATGAACAAACACATCACCTCATCAATGCAGACACCTTATCAATCATGAAGCAAGGTGTGATGCTCATCAATACCAGCCGAGGTGGATTGATTGACACCAAATCAGTGATTCAAGCATTGAAAACAGGCAAACTGGGTTATCTGGGTATTGACGTTTACGAGCAGGAGGATAAACTCTTTTTCAAAGACTTATCAGATACCATTATTCAAGATGATTTAATTCAAAGATTAATGGGCTTTCCCAATGTACTGGTAACAGCACATCAGGCATTTTTCACGGCCGAAGCCATGAGCCAGATCGCCAACACAACGTTAAACAACGTAAAGACCCTGCTGGAAGGCGGAAATATTCCCCCGCAGGCAGCATTGAATCTCTGA
- a CDS encoding aldo/keto reductase, which yields MQYRQFGRTDLRVSEIGFGTWAIGGAANVGGMPIGWGPTDDAESIQAIHTALDAGINFFDTADFYGLGHAETLLGQTLGNRKDVVIASKVGQKVGTDGKIAIDYSKEHVLNACELSLKRLKRDCIDFHHLHVARLEHLQHGACIEAMQQLQKEGKIRYWGISLLTFNPFPEADFFFSNHLGDGFQLVFNLINQKALPIIQQAAAAGYGVIARMPLQFGLLSGKILKGASFDKDDHRSFRLTDDIIEATLQVLDTKVWHLCKKYDTNPAALALSYILSYPEISTVIPGIRVPHHVAWNTQHLVQLDDADKIYLQSLYESDWLPVLDMMQQRG from the coding sequence ATGCAATACAGGCAGTTTGGACGTACAGATTTGCGGGTTTCTGAAATTGGTTTTGGTACTTGGGCTATTGGCGGCGCTGCCAATGTAGGCGGTATGCCTATTGGTTGGGGACCAACAGATGATGCAGAATCCATTCAAGCGATTCATACAGCATTGGATGCTGGTATCAATTTCTTTGATACGGCTGATTTTTACGGATTAGGCCATGCTGAAACCTTGCTGGGACAAACGCTTGGTAACAGAAAAGATGTGGTCATAGCCAGTAAAGTGGGCCAAAAAGTAGGTACTGATGGGAAAATCGCGATTGATTATTCCAAGGAACATGTGTTGAATGCTTGCGAGCTGAGTTTGAAAAGATTGAAGCGCGATTGTATCGATTTTCATCACCTGCATGTGGCACGCCTGGAGCACTTGCAGCATGGCGCATGTATAGAAGCGATGCAACAACTGCAAAAGGAGGGTAAGATTCGTTATTGGGGTATTTCATTACTCACATTCAATCCTTTTCCTGAAGCAGATTTCTTTTTTAGCAATCATTTGGGTGATGGGTTTCAACTTGTGTTTAATCTCATCAATCAAAAAGCCTTACCCATCATACAGCAAGCGGCCGCTGCCGGTTATGGTGTGATTGCCAGAATGCCATTACAGTTCGGCTTATTGAGTGGGAAGATTCTAAAAGGTGCGAGCTTTGATAAGGATGATCACCGCAGTTTCCGTTTAACAGATGATATCATTGAGGCTACACTGCAAGTATTGGATACCAAGGTTTGGCATCTATGTAAGAAATATGATACCAATCCTGCAGCGCTGGCATTGAGTTATATACTCAGTTATCCGGAAATCTCTACGGTAATTCCGGGTATTCGTGTGCCACATCATGTAGCATGGAATACCCAGCATCTGGTGCAATTGGACGATGCTGATAAAATCTATCTGCAATCGCTTTACGAGTCGGATTGGTTGCCCGTGCTGGATATGATGCAGCAAAGAGGTTAA
- a CDS encoding cobalamin B12-binding domain-containing protein has translation MVNAARPIRVLVAKVGLDGHDRGAKVIATALRDAGMEVIYTGLRQTPEMVVNAALQEDVDAIGISILSGAHMTVFPKVKQLMNEKGLTDVLLTGGGIIPDEDIHALNELGVGKLFHPGTNTHEIADYINNWVKENRSF, from the coding sequence ATGGTAAATGCTGCAAGACCAATACGTGTGTTGGTTGCAAAAGTTGGGCTGGATGGGCACGACAGAGGCGCTAAAGTTATTGCCACTGCATTGCGTGATGCTGGCATGGAAGTGATATACACCGGTCTCAGACAAACACCAGAAATGGTGGTGAATGCTGCATTGCAGGAAGATGTGGATGCTATTGGCATTAGCATTCTTTCAGGCGCACACATGACAGTCTTTCCAAAGGTTAAGCAACTGATGAATGAAAAAGGCCTCACCGACGTATTACTCACCGGTGGTGGTATTATTCCTGATGAAGATATTCATGCATTGAACGAATTGGGCGTAGGCAAACTATTCCACCCCGGCACCAATACACACGAGATTGCCGATTATATCAATAACTGGGTAAAAGAAAACAGAAGTTTCTAA
- a CDS encoding lipoprotein signal peptidase, with protein MKARQVIFLIALIILGDQALKLYIKLNYYAGEEHLVLGQWFRLHFVENEGMAWGWKFGGDFGKIALTLFRLVAVIWGTFLIKGFIQKNYHKGFIICASLIYAGALGNLIDSMFYGIIFDASDPFVQNVAGFAQLGKGYAGFLHGKVVDMLYFPIIRDAHYPSWFPFWAGEPFEFFRPVFNIADASISIGVITILIFQNKFFDKEEPVRHPLVETKAEVSDDTQIN; from the coding sequence GTGAAAGCCAGACAAGTTATCTTTTTGATTGCACTGATTATATTAGGCGACCAGGCCCTTAAACTATACATCAAGCTCAACTATTATGCGGGTGAAGAGCACCTGGTTCTTGGCCAATGGTTCCGTCTCCATTTTGTAGAGAATGAGGGTATGGCCTGGGGTTGGAAATTTGGTGGTGATTTTGGTAAGATAGCCCTGACCCTGTTCAGACTGGTTGCTGTTATCTGGGGTACATTCCTTATCAAAGGCTTTATCCAGAAAAACTATCATAAGGGCTTTATTATTTGCGCTTCTTTGATCTATGCAGGTGCATTAGGTAATCTGATCGATAGCATGTTCTACGGTATCATTTTCGATGCCAGCGATCCTTTTGTACAGAATGTGGCAGGCTTTGCGCAGTTGGGCAAGGGTTATGCAGGCTTCCTCCATGGGAAAGTGGTGGATATGCTCTATTTCCCTATCATCAGAGATGCGCATTATCCATCCTGGTTTCCATTCTGGGCAGGTGAGCCATTTGAATTCTTTCGCCCGGTATTCAATATTGCTGATGCATCAATCTCCATTGGTGTGATCACCATACTCATCTTTCAAAATAAATTCTTCGACAAAGAAGAACCCGTTCGTCATCCATTGGTAGAGACGAAGGCTGAAGTGAGTGATGATACGCAGATAAATTAA
- a CDS encoding insulinase family protein produces the protein MKKILLLVITTFWLVFAIAQTKYNWQTASSGGYSYKTVANDPTKTRFYKLKNGLSLILTVNKKEPRIAVQIAVRAGSNTDPATHTGLAHYLEHMLFKGTDKFGTLNWAEEKKRLDSIDALYERYNTTIDAAMRKEIYKEIDRVSGAAAKFSIANEYDKMMAAIGSQGTNAHTYVEETVYEEDIPANALEKFMDVQAERFRNPILRIFHTELEAVYEEKNRSLDNDGWKVQEAAMAAIFPTHNYGQQTTIGTIEHLKNPSLVAIRNYYNKYYVPNNIAIVMSGDFDFDKVVKLIETKFAYMKPKPVQEYAGPKESPISGPVVKEVFGPSAELLRMGWRIPANHSREAMLALLASKILYNGKAGLLDLNLNKQQKLQAAVAFVNQFKDYGMFVMNATPKQGQTLDDAKQLLLEQIALLKEGKFDDGLIAAIAANEKLAEQQGLENNYNRVAALVDGFIKHKGEKWNLDVAQTDMLASVTKQELIAFAKAFFTDNNYVIVYKRKGEDKNIVKVEKPAITPVETNAGKQSPFVQAFMAKPQGKIAPVWLDFSKDMQQSKLGNQELLYTPNSTNSIFRLYFRFPMGSWNNKLLPIALQYLQFIGTDKMSAEQISQQFYQLACSFSAQAGGDETTVSLTGLQQNFGAALGLLENLIRNGQADEQALAAFKNRLARQRSNNKLNRQVITSALRSYAQYGAKNPFNYTLSDAELAALKASDLVQVLHDLFNYTHSIMYYGPETLDQCKASLAKLHDVSAVNKSIPAAQQFARTKQDKNEVYFAQYDMVQAELYWLRNLDTYDPNNEAVMNAFNTYFGTGMGAIVFQTIRESKALAYSTYASVQAPQKKDDQFMAIAYVGTQADKMKESLTSMNELLNVLPMNQQNFNNTMSSLMKDMETERIDKDNILFSFWAARKKGWQEDPRKAFYARYQQLQPQDLVQYHGTNLSNKPWSYYVLASDKKIDMNELAKFGEVKRVSLEELFGY, from the coding sequence ATGAAAAAAATCCTGCTGCTGGTAATAACCACATTCTGGTTGGTATTTGCAATTGCACAAACCAAGTATAACTGGCAAACAGCCAGTTCTGGGGGATACAGCTACAAAACAGTCGCCAACGACCCCACCAAAACCCGGTTTTACAAGCTGAAAAATGGGCTTAGCCTGATTCTAACCGTGAACAAAAAAGAGCCGCGCATTGCTGTACAAATTGCAGTAAGGGCGGGTAGTAATACAGATCCTGCTACACATACGGGTTTGGCTCACTATCTGGAGCATATGCTGTTTAAGGGTACGGATAAATTCGGCACCCTCAACTGGGCAGAGGAAAAAAAGCGCCTTGATAGTATTGATGCCTTATATGAGCGATACAATACCACTATTGATGCTGCAATGAGAAAGGAAATCTACAAGGAAATTGACCGTGTATCCGGTGCTGCTGCCAAGTTCTCTATTGCCAATGAGTATGATAAAATGATGGCGGCAATCGGTTCTCAGGGAACCAATGCGCATACTTATGTGGAAGAAACTGTTTATGAAGAAGATATTCCTGCAAATGCACTGGAAAAATTTATGGATGTGCAGGCAGAGCGTTTTCGCAATCCTATTCTACGCATCTTCCATACAGAATTAGAAGCGGTGTATGAGGAGAAAAACAGAAGCCTCGATAACGACGGTTGGAAAGTGCAGGAGGCGGCTATGGCTGCCATCTTCCCAACCCATAATTATGGACAGCAAACAACGATCGGTACCATCGAGCACTTGAAAAATCCCTCTTTGGTTGCCATCAGGAATTACTACAACAAATATTATGTACCTAATAATATCGCTATTGTAATGAGTGGTGATTTTGATTTCGATAAAGTGGTAAAACTTATCGAAACAAAATTCGCCTACATGAAGCCTAAACCGGTACAGGAATATGCTGGTCCAAAGGAATCACCAATTAGCGGGCCGGTTGTCAAAGAAGTCTTTGGGCCAAGTGCGGAACTTTTAAGAATGGGCTGGCGTATTCCTGCGAATCATAGTCGTGAAGCCATGCTGGCTTTACTGGCATCTAAGATTCTGTACAATGGTAAAGCAGGTTTGCTTGATCTGAATTTGAATAAGCAGCAAAAATTACAAGCTGCTGTTGCTTTTGTGAATCAGTTTAAGGATTATGGCATGTTTGTGATGAATGCCACACCTAAACAAGGACAAACATTGGATGATGCCAAACAATTATTATTAGAGCAAATTGCCTTATTGAAGGAAGGAAAGTTTGATGATGGATTGATTGCAGCCATTGCAGCAAATGAAAAACTGGCAGAACAACAAGGTCTGGAAAACAACTATAACCGCGTAGCTGCATTGGTAGATGGCTTCATTAAGCACAAAGGTGAAAAATGGAACCTGGATGTAGCACAAACGGATATGTTGGCTTCGGTTACTAAGCAGGAATTGATTGCTTTTGCAAAGGCATTTTTCACTGACAATAATTATGTTATCGTCTACAAGCGCAAAGGAGAGGACAAGAATATTGTGAAAGTAGAGAAGCCTGCTATTACACCGGTAGAAACCAATGCAGGTAAGCAATCGCCATTTGTACAAGCATTTATGGCGAAGCCACAAGGCAAAATTGCACCTGTATGGCTTGATTTTAGTAAGGACATGCAGCAGTCGAAATTGGGTAACCAGGAGTTGTTGTATACGCCTAATTCCACCAACAGTATTTTCCGCTTGTATTTCCGTTTCCCAATGGGTTCGTGGAATAACAAGTTGTTGCCGATTGCTTTGCAATACCTGCAGTTTATTGGTACTGATAAAATGAGTGCAGAGCAAATCAGCCAGCAGTTTTATCAACTTGCTTGCTCTTTCAGCGCGCAAGCAGGTGGAGATGAAACAACTGTATCACTTACTGGTTTGCAACAGAACTTTGGTGCTGCACTCGGCTTATTGGAAAACCTGATCAGAAACGGTCAGGCAGATGAGCAGGCACTGGCTGCTTTTAAAAACCGACTTGCACGTCAGCGTTCAAACAATAAATTGAACAGACAGGTTATTACAAGTGCGCTGAGAAGCTATGCGCAGTATGGAGCCAAGAATCCTTTCAATTATACATTGAGCGATGCTGAGCTGGCTGCATTGAAAGCAAGTGATCTGGTGCAGGTATTACATGACCTGTTCAATTACACGCATTCAATCATGTATTATGGTCCGGAAACATTGGATCAGTGTAAAGCAAGTCTGGCCAAACTGCATGATGTATCCGCTGTCAATAAATCCATTCCTGCAGCACAGCAGTTTGCTAGAACAAAACAGGATAAGAATGAGGTATATTTTGCACAATACGATATGGTTCAGGCCGAATTGTATTGGCTGAGAAACTTGGATACATACGACCCAAATAATGAGGCGGTGATGAATGCTTTCAATACCTATTTTGGCACAGGTATGGGCGCCATTGTATTCCAAACTATACGTGAATCAAAGGCATTGGCTTATTCAACTTATGCAAGTGTACAAGCACCACAGAAGAAAGATGATCAGTTTATGGCCATAGCTTATGTGGGTACGCAAGCAGATAAGATGAAGGAAAGTCTGACAAGTATGAATGAGTTATTGAATGTACTGCCAATGAATCAGCAGAACTTCAATAATACCATGAGTAGCCTGATGAAGGATATGGAGACTGAGCGAATTGACAAAGACAATATTCTGTTCAGTTTTTGGGCTGCACGAAAAAAAGGTTGGCAGGAAGATCCACGCAAAGCTTTCTATGCACGCTATCAACAATTACAACCGCAGGATCTGGTACAATATCATGGAACTAATCTGAGTAATAAGCCATGGTCTTATTATGTATTGGCTTCTGATAAGAAGATTGATATGAATGAGTTGGCCAAGTTTGGCGAAGTGAAGCGGGTAAGTCTTGAAGAATTGTTTGGATACTAG
- a CDS encoding trimeric intracellular cation channel family protein, which produces MQWVQAVIYLGTFVFAVTGALKARTHQMDIFGGAVLAFATAYGGGTIRDLLIGIRPVNWVNDYLALMLVLSAVIITFLFKSNLREFRRFIFYTDAVGIGLFTAGGIQISLQAGVNEVYAIIMGVISATFGGLLADILSNEVPALLKRGELYATACLIGAFCYIGLRHTPIDAGISLLICVLVVVTIRVVSKWKRLRLPDI; this is translated from the coding sequence ATGCAATGGGTTCAAGCTGTCATCTATTTAGGAACGTTTGTCTTTGCCGTTACCGGGGCATTAAAAGCCCGTACCCACCAGATGGATATTTTTGGTGGCGCAGTATTGGCATTTGCCACGGCTTATGGTGGAGGTACCATTCGTGATCTGCTGATTGGCATCAGGCCCGTAAACTGGGTCAATGATTACCTGGCTTTGATGCTTGTACTAAGTGCGGTAATCATTACATTTTTATTCAAAAGTAATCTGCGCGAATTCAGGCGCTTCATATTTTATACAGATGCAGTTGGTATCGGACTGTTTACGGCAGGTGGTATTCAAATTAGTTTGCAGGCTGGTGTAAATGAAGTCTATGCCATCATTATGGGTGTGATCAGTGCCACATTCGGAGGATTGTTGGCAGATATTCTCAGCAATGAAGTACCCGCATTATTAAAGCGCGGCGAATTGTATGCCACAGCTTGTTTGATTGGGGCTTTCTGTTATATCGGACTCAGACATACCCCGATTGATGCAGGTATTAGTCTGCTAATATGCGTGTTGGTAGTTGTTACCATTCGCGTAGTATCAAAATGGAAGCGCTTGCGCTTACCGGATATTTAG
- the fumC gene encoding class II fumarate hydratase, giving the protein MEYRIEKDTMGEVQVPAHVYWGAQTQRSIDNFRIAQDINKMPKEIIAAFAYLKKAAAMANNELGVLPDEKKAAIATVCDEILEGKLNDQFPLVVWQTGSGTQSNMNVNEVVAYRAHVLHGGVLTDKDKFLHPNDDVNKSQSSNDTFPTAMHIAAYKILVETTIPGIEKLRDTLAAKSKEFMNVVKIGRTHFMDATPLTLGQEFSGYVSQLDHGLRAIKNTLAHLSELALGGTAVGTGINTPKGYDVVVAKHIAALTGLPFVTAENKFEALAAHDAIVEAHGALKTVAVSLMKIANDIRMLSSGPRSGIGEIFIPDNEPGSSIMPGKVNPTQCEALTMIAAQVMGNDVAINIGGATGHFELNVFKPVMIYNFLHSARLIGDGCVSFNDKCAVGIEPLHDNINKHVNNSLMLVTALNTKIGYYKAAEIAQKAHKEGTTLKEMAVKLGYLTPEEFDQWVIPANMVGELPK; this is encoded by the coding sequence ATGGAGTATCGTATAGAAAAAGACACGATGGGTGAGGTACAGGTACCTGCTCATGTTTACTGGGGCGCACAGACGCAACGCAGTATCGACAATTTTCGCATTGCGCAGGACATCAATAAAATGCCTAAAGAAATCATTGCAGCATTTGCTTATCTGAAAAAAGCAGCAGCAATGGCCAACAATGAACTGGGTGTTTTGCCTGATGAAAAGAAAGCGGCTATTGCCACAGTGTGTGATGAAATTCTGGAAGGCAAATTGAATGATCAATTTCCACTTGTGGTTTGGCAAACCGGTAGTGGTACACAAAGCAATATGAACGTGAATGAAGTAGTTGCTTACCGCGCACACGTATTGCATGGTGGTGTGTTAACAGATAAGGATAAGTTTTTGCATCCGAATGATGACGTGAACAAATCACAATCATCTAACGATACCTTCCCTACAGCCATGCACATTGCTGCATACAAGATTCTGGTGGAAACAACCATTCCGGGTATCGAGAAGTTGCGTGATACACTTGCCGCTAAAAGCAAGGAATTTATGAACGTGGTGAAGATTGGTCGTACCCACTTCATGGATGCTACACCACTCACACTGGGACAGGAATTTAGTGGTTATGTTTCTCAATTAGACCATGGTCTGCGTGCGATTAAAAATACATTGGCACACCTGAGCGAATTAGCGCTGGGTGGTACTGCCGTTGGTACAGGTATCAACACACCAAAAGGATACGACGTTGTTGTTGCCAAGCACATTGCTGCATTAACCGGTTTACCATTTGTTACTGCAGAAAACAAATTTGAAGCATTGGCAGCACATGATGCGATTGTGGAAGCACATGGTGCACTCAAGACAGTTGCTGTTAGCTTGATGAAGATTGCGAATGATATCCGCATGTTATCATCCGGACCAAGAAGCGGTATTGGTGAAATATTCATCCCAGATAATGAGCCTGGTTCTTCTATCATGCCGGGTAAAGTAAACCCCACACAGTGTGAAGCATTAACGATGATTGCTGCACAGGTGATGGGTAATGATGTTGCCATCAATATTGGCGGTGCTACTGGTCATTTTGAGTTGAACGTGTTCAAGCCGGTGATGATTTATAACTTCTTACACAGTGCTCGCTTGATTGGGGATGGTTGTGTCAGCTTCAATGATAAGTGTGCCGTAGGTATTGAACCTTTACATGACAATATCAACAAGCATGTCAACAATTCACTGATGCTAGTAACCGCTTTGAATACCAAGATTGGTTATTACAAAGCAGCTGAGATTGCGCAGAAAGCACACAAGGAAGGCACTACCCTGAAAGAAATGGCTGTAAAACTTGGCTATCTCACACCTGAAGAGTTTGATCAGTGGGTGATTCCAGCCAACATGGTAGGTGAATTGCCGAAATAA